One genomic region from Betaproteobacteria bacterium encodes:
- the hyi gene encoding hydroxypyruvate isomerase: MPNFNANLSMMFNEVGFLERFGAAAKAGFRGVEFLFPYDFPAAQIREQIDKHKLQMVLFNMPPGDWAAGDRGLACDPAKVAPFQENIGKAVDYAKALGCGMIHCMAGLKPRGVNEEKMRETYIANLQFAGKELAKHSMKLLIEAINTRDIPGFYLNYSRQAFDIMHYASVPNLLFQYDIYHMQIMEGDLAPTVEKNLAKIGHMQLADTPGRHEPGTGEINYPFLFQFFDRIGYKGWIGCEYRPAAKTEDGLGWLKPYL; this comes from the coding sequence ATGCCCAATTTCAACGCCAACCTGTCGATGATGTTCAATGAGGTCGGCTTCCTGGAGCGCTTTGGCGCCGCGGCCAAAGCCGGTTTCCGGGGTGTCGAGTTCCTGTTCCCCTATGACTTCCCCGCTGCACAGATCAGGGAGCAGATCGACAAGCACAAGCTGCAAATGGTGCTGTTCAACATGCCGCCGGGGGACTGGGCAGCCGGAGATCGCGGATTGGCCTGCGATCCGGCCAAGGTAGCCCCGTTCCAGGAAAACATCGGCAAGGCGGTCGACTACGCGAAGGCATTGGGTTGCGGAATGATCCACTGTATGGCGGGGCTCAAGCCGCGTGGCGTAAACGAAGAAAAGATGCGCGAGACCTATATCGCCAACCTGCAGTTCGCCGGCAAGGAACTGGCGAAACACAGCATGAAGCTGCTGATCGAGGCGATCAACACGCGGGACATTCCCGGTTTCTACCTGAACTATTCGCGCCAGGCCTTCGACATCATGCATTACGCAAGCGTGCCGAATCTCCTGTTCCAGTACGACATCTATCACATGCAGATCATGGAAGGCGACCTGGCGCCGACGGTCGAGAAGAACCTGGCGAAGATCGGCCACATGCAACTCGCCGATACGCCCGGCCGCCACGAACCCGGCACCGGCGAAATCAACTACCCGTTCCTGTTCCAGTTCTTCGACAGGATCGGCTACAAGGGCTGGATCGGCTGCGAGTATCGCCCCGCCGCCAAGACCGAGGATGGCCTCGGCTGGCTCAAGCCTTACTTATGA
- a CDS encoding MoxR family ATPase gives MSMKFRGTESYVATEDLMMAVNAAVTLERPLLIKGEPGTGKTMLAMEVAKALDRPLLQWHVKSTSKAQQGLYEYDAVSRLRDSQLGDGRVHDIANYIVRGPLWDAFDSDRQAVLLIDEVDKADIEFPNDLLRELDRMEFYVYETQKLVQAKHRPAIIITSNNEKELPDAFLRRCFFHYIKFPDKETMQRIVDVHFPHLKKSLLREALEVFFELREVPGLKKKPSTSELLDWLKLLMAEDISPETLRGKDHSKIIPPLAGALLKNEQDVHLFERLVFMSRLAR, from the coding sequence ATGTCGATGAAATTCAGGGGAACCGAGTCCTATGTCGCCACCGAGGACCTGATGATGGCGGTCAACGCCGCCGTCACCCTCGAGAGACCGCTGCTGATCAAGGGCGAGCCCGGCACGGGCAAGACCATGCTGGCGATGGAAGTGGCCAAGGCTCTGGATCGTCCGCTGCTGCAATGGCACGTGAAATCCACCTCCAAGGCCCAGCAGGGGCTGTACGAATACGACGCGGTATCGCGCCTGCGCGATTCCCAGCTCGGCGACGGCCGGGTTCACGACATTGCCAATTACATCGTGCGTGGCCCGCTGTGGGACGCATTCGATTCCGACCGTCAGGCCGTGTTGTTGATCGACGAGGTGGACAAGGCCGACATCGAGTTCCCGAATGACCTGTTGCGGGAGCTGGATCGCATGGAATTCTACGTCTACGAAACGCAGAAACTGGTCCAGGCCAAACACCGGCCGGCGATCATCATCACGAGCAACAACGAGAAGGAGTTGCCGGACGCTTTCCTGCGCCGCTGCTTTTTCCACTACATCAAGTTTCCAGACAAGGAAACGATGCAGCGCATCGTCGACGTGCATTTCCCGCACCTGAAGAAATCGCTATTGCGGGAGGCGCTGGAGGTGTTCTTCGAGTTACGCGAGGTGCCGGGACTGAAGAAGAAGCCGTCAACCTCCGAACTGCTCGACTGGCTGAAGCTGCTCATGGCGGAGGACATCTCTCCGGAGACGCTGCGCGGCAAGGACCATTCGAAGATCATCCCGCCGCTTGCCGGTGCCCTGCTTAAGAACGAGCAGGACGTGCATCTCTTCGAGCGGCTGGTCTTCATGTCCCGCCTTGCGCGTTAG